Genomic DNA from Fimbriimonas ginsengisoli Gsoil 348:
TTGCCGAGCTTCTGGTGCGTGGCGTTGTCGCTCACTTCGTACAGCTTCACATCCGGGTGCCAAATCGGGAGATCCAGCTTGGCCGCATCGGAAGTCACGTCCTTAAACGAGATGCCGTAGAGGGTGCTGGCTACGTTGAACAGCCCCGCGACCGTCTTCTCCGTCGGGAAGTATTCGGCCACCTTCTGCCCATCGACGGTGTACTTTTGCTTGGCCAGCAGGTTCTTGTAATAGCTCTGATCCCACGGGTTTAATGTAGCCTTCTTGTCGTGGGTGTCGGCACGTTTGATGGCGGTGAACTCTTCCCAATCCTTCAGCGCCTTCTTCCGCACGATCGGTCGCAGATCGGCATAGAACTTGGCGACGTTGGCCGCGCTCTTCGCCATTCGAGGCTCCGTCTCATAGTCGGCGATGTTCTTGTATCCGAGGAGGGTTGCGTCCTGGTACCGGAGCTTCAACATCTTCTGCAGAACGTCGACGTTCCGCTGGCCGCCGCGCCGCTTGTAGGCGAGCCAAAAACGGTGCCGGGTGTCGGGATTTGTCGCGTAGCCAAGAATGGCCGACGCCGCCGATTCGCCCAGCGGAACTAAATAGAGGCCGTTGCTCTGCTGGAATCGGGACATGACGTTGTCCGAGACTCCCTTGAGCTCGTTCTTGTAGAACGGAACCTTAGTGTCGTCGTCCGCGATGTTCTGTCCGAAGTCGATTCCGAGCTTGTTGATCTGCTCTTCGATCCCTTGGATCTGCTTCCGCTTCTCGGCTGGAAGGTCCATGCCGGCGCGGTGATAATCGCGGAGAAGGCGTTGCAGGAGCCGTGCTTGCTCACCTTGGAGTTGCGGGTGGGTGTCCGCATAAGCCTTGATCGCCCGGAAAAGGTCTTCGCGCTTTCCGAGGTTGATCCCCCAATTGCTGACCGCTTCGTCGGCCGCGCGGGCGTTGTCGCGCTCCTTGGCGTCGGTGGAGACGTTTTCCATGAAGATGAACAAACTGGTGTCTCGATCCAGTTGTGTGCTCATGTCGTCGTAGGCGCCGAGGGTGTTTTCGAAGTTGCGTTGCGCGTCCGGAACCGCTACGATCTTTGCGACGGCGTCGTCGGCGCGCTTGAGGGCGTCGGAAATGGGAGCCGGCACCTCTTGCGCCGAAGCGGCGAGCGCAAGCGCTCCCAGCCCCAACGCAGTGAAGGCACGCATGGCAAGGCGAATTCGATAGCTCATGAGTGTAACTTTTCCTACGTGCGACGTTTACCTGATCGTGCCGTAATTAGAGGCGTTGCCAGGGATGACAAAAGAGAAGGACGGTCGACCAGTAAGCGAAGGGGAAAAGCTGGCCCTGCGGCGGAAGCGCCGAAATCGGCGACTGTGGGTGTATGGGGGGCTCCTCGCCGGGCTTTTCGGGGCTTATTCGTTCCAACCGTACGAATTCGACTTTATCCCTCGGAAGATCCCGAACCCTAACCCGCCGGTGGATCCCGACAAGAACCGGCTGTTCGCGCCCGGAACGAAGATCCTGGTGATCACCGCACACCCGGACGACTCCGAGTTTTACATTGCGGGTTCGCTCTCTCAGCTGGGAAAGACCGCGGAGATTCAGCAGGTGATCTGCACCGACGGAGACAAGGGATATTACGGTCCGTTTACAGATTCGGCCGAGAACCGCCGCGTGCGGCGGATGGAGGCGACGCAGGCCCACGAGGCTTGGCACGGCAAGGGGATTACGTTTCTCGGACATCCGGACGGCCGGCTGCGGGCCAACGACGAGCTGGTCACCCAACTCGTCGACGCGATCGAGAAGTTCAAGCCCGAATATGTGCTCGCCTTCGACGGAGAGTATCCGCCCCGGTTCAGCCACCAAGACCACCGCCGGTCCGGCGACGCGGCGTTAGCCGCATGCAAGAGGTGCGGCGTGCCGAAATGGTGCCTTCTCTTCTCCACGATCGCCCCGAACTTCGCGATCGACATTACCGATATCTGGGATCAGAAGGTGGCCTTGCTGTCGATCCACAAGAGCCAGTGGGCTCAAAAGATGGAGGGGATCTCCGGCATGGTCGGCGCCCTCGCCGAGGAAGACGGGACAAAGTTCGGCCTCTCGCTGGCGGAAGGGTATCGCTGCGTCAAGATCCGATAATCGCTCGGACCGACAGCGACAATTCTCGCATGGATGTTGTATATTCTCAATCCGGCCGTCGTGGAGACGGTTATGACGGAGGAAAAACCCATGCTGATCAACCCGATTAACTCAACCTCCGCCTCGCAGGCACTCTAAGCCCTCGACTGGGCCCTGCAGGCGCTGGTTACAACGCGCCACCCATTCCGACCCATTTGTGGGCGTCCCGTTGTGGGCGCCTTTTTCCTTGCTCCGATCCAGCCGTTTGCGCATGGCGCGTACGGCGCGAACATGAAACTATCGTGTTCATGGGTCCCTGACTCTAAGGAGAAAAGGAGTTTCTCTCTTGCAGAACAGAACCCAAAATCGTCCGCGTCCGGCAGAAGCCGCACGCCTTGCCCTGAGGCGGCTTGTCCGCCGAAACAATCACGAGTCGATCCGGCCCGGCCGTTCGACCGTCGCTCTGCCCGAAGATCGAACGCGCCGCGACTCCCTCCATGGGTACGTCGTCTGCTTCGAGCTCGGCGAAGCAACGATCGTGGCCGAAGGCGGACTGTTCGCCTTTCAGGTCCCGATGCGCGAACTTCAAATCGGCCAGCGAGTCCGCTTCATCCGCGAAGGCGGAGAGTTCGAGCTGGTTTGAGGCAGGTAGGCGCTTAGCGCCTACCTCGCTTCCCCCTCTCCGTTCACAATGCGATGTGCCCGAACGAAAGCGTTGGCCCGTGGTCTGGCTGTTCGCCCTGCTTCCGTTGCTCGGATGGTGGGCGTATGGGCTATTGGACTTGGACGAAGGGTTTTACGGCGCGATCACCGCCGAGATGAACCGGCGAGGCGAGTGGATCACGCCGTTTTACAACGGAAAGCCTTGGTTCGAAAAGCCGATCCTTCTCTATTGGCTGGCTAAGCCAAGCCTGGCGCTTTTCGGGGATCTAATCGGCCCCCGGCTTCCTTCGGTTTTATGCACTTTTGGCACCTACCTCGTGGTCGCTTGGTTTGCTCGCAAGCGTTTCGGGGTGGCGGCGGCGCAGCTCGCGGTGCTTATTCTTGCCGGCTCGCTCCTTGTGGTCGGCGCGGGACGGATGATGCTGACGGACCCGCCGCTCGTTCTCTGCCTTACGGCGGCGATGTTGACGTTCTGGGAGTCGCTCGTCGAGAACCCCCGATGGCGAATCGCCACCGCTGCGCTCATTGGGTTGGCGATCTTGGCCAAGGGGCCGGTTGCCGCGATCCTTTTTCTCTTAATCGCCGGGTGGACTTACTGGCGCGAGCCGACGCTTCGACCCCGCTTCCGCGGCTACTGGTTGGCGGGGGGTGCGTGCATGCTCCTGATTATCGCGAGCTGGTACGTGCCCGCTTACCTCGCGAACGGAAAGCTGTTCGTCGATAAATTCCTGATCGAGCAAAACATCGGCCGGTTTACCGGTGGCGACGCCGCCCATACACTGGGAATCGCCAGCTTGCCGCTCTATGTTCCGATCCTGTTTTTGGGGATGATCCCGTGGTCGATCTGGATCTGGGGCGCTTGGCCTCGATGGCCGCAGACGCCCGCGCCCGATTCGCCGGTCGCTCAGGAGGATCTTGGGGACGCCTCTCGCCGATATTTGGCCGCCTGGGGAGCGATCGTTTTTGTCTTCTTCAGCATCAGCGGGGCCAAGCTTCCTCACTACA
This window encodes:
- a CDS encoding PIG-L deacetylase family protein, with amino-acid sequence MTKEKDGRPVSEGEKLALRRKRRNRRLWVYGGLLAGLFGAYSFQPYEFDFIPRKIPNPNPPVDPDKNRLFAPGTKILVITAHPDDSEFYIAGSLSQLGKTAEIQQVICTDGDKGYYGPFTDSAENRRVRRMEATQAHEAWHGKGITFLGHPDGRLRANDELVTQLVDAIEKFKPEYVLAFDGEYPPRFSHQDHRRSGDAALAACKRCGVPKWCLLFSTIAPNFAIDITDIWDQKVALLSIHKSQWAQKMEGISGMVGALAEEDGTKFGLSLAEGYRCVKIR
- a CDS encoding M3 family metallopeptidase encodes the protein MSYRIRLAMRAFTALGLGALALAASAQEVPAPISDALKRADDAVAKIVAVPDAQRNFENTLGAYDDMSTQLDRDTSLFIFMENVSTDAKERDNARAADEAVSNWGINLGKREDLFRAIKAYADTHPQLQGEQARLLQRLLRDYHRAGMDLPAEKRKQIQGIEEQINKLGIDFGQNIADDDTKVPFYKNELKGVSDNVMSRFQQSNGLYLVPLGESAASAILGYATNPDTRHRFWLAYKRRGGQRNVDVLQKMLKLRYQDATLLGYKNIADYETEPRMAKSAANVAKFYADLRPIVRKKALKDWEEFTAIKRADTHDKKATLNPWDQSYYKNLLAKQKYTVDGQKVAEYFPTEKTVAGLFNVASTLYGISFKDVTSDAAKLDLPIWHPDVKLYEVSDNATHQKLGNIYMDLFPRDGKYTHAACWSLRGHKIYSDGTVQLPLAALVCNFTKPTATQPSLLPHDEVETLFHEFGHGLHNLLSETHYGYFAGTAVERDFVEAPSQMFENWVWDPGVLSTFARHYKTNEPLPKSLLAGMVKARTLGSGLETEHQIYYGMVDQRYHTAPNGDIDTTKTGIDMLGEIELYKGQPGTMFQASFGHLVGYDAAYYGYQWSLVYAQDMFTRFEEKGLLNPEAGMYYRRKILSRGGTMDASDMLRDYLGREPKMDAYLKHLGLDPKA
- a CDS encoding ArnT family glycosyltransferase; protein product: MPERKRWPVVWLFALLPLLGWWAYGLLDLDEGFYGAITAEMNRRGEWITPFYNGKPWFEKPILLYWLAKPSLALFGDLIGPRLPSVLCTFGTYLVVAWFARKRFGVAAAQLAVLILAGSLLVVGAGRMMLTDPPLVLCLTAAMLTFWESLVENPRWRIATAALIGLAILAKGPVAAILFLLIAGWTYWREPTLRPRFRGYWLAGGACMLLIIASWYVPAYLANGKLFVDKFLIEQNIGRFTGGDAAHTLGIASLPLYVPILFLGMIPWSIWIWGAWPRWPQTPAPDSPVAQEDLGDASRRYLAAWGAIVFVFFSISGAKLPHYILPVFPPFAILVGIYLQDRAWAYRLGLAMCAAMCLIANGVFIAWYRISGQAEAHALIRYVRQAGGDVALYQLGRRNKELGTGKPKLQETSLPSLLLYLDKNALDTDNFGEILSHRGPILVFTRANRVRIEDFATAAKAGRRLEELFPTVKLENFKLYRVR